A single region of the Winslowiella toletana genome encodes:
- the zapB gene encoding cell division protein ZapB, which yields MSFEVFEKLEAKVQQAIDTITLLQMEIEELKDQNNNLKHEVSQASGNSESLVRENQQLKEEQHVWQERLRALLGKMEEV from the coding sequence ATGTCATTTGAAGTGTTCGAGAAACTGGAAGCGAAAGTACAGCAGGCGATTGATACCATCACTCTGCTGCAGATGGAAATCGAAGAGCTGAAAGATCAAAACAATAACCTGAAGCATGAAGTCAGCCAGGCTTCAGGTAATAGCGAGTCGCTGGTACGCGAAAACCAGCAGCTGAAAGAAGAGCAGCATGTCTGGCAGGAACGTCTGCGTGCTCTGCTGGGAAAGATGGAAGAAGTCTGA
- the hslU gene encoding HslU--HslV peptidase ATPase subunit, whose amino-acid sequence MSEMTPREIVSELNRFIIGQDGAKRAVAIALRNRWRRMQLDEELRHEVTPKNILMIGPTGVGKTEIARRLAKLANAPFIKVEATKFTEVGYVGKEVDSIIRDLTDSALKMVRMQAIDKNRYRAEEMAEERILDVLIPPAKNNWGQSEAAAEPSSARQSFRKKLREGQLDDKEIEIDLAASPMGVEIMAPPGMEEMTNQLQSMFQNLGGQKQKPRKLKIKEAMKLLVEEEAAKLVNPEELKEAAIEAVEQHGIVFIDEIDKICKRGESSGPDVSREGVQRDLLPLVEGCTVSTKHGMVKTDHILFIASGAFQVASPSDLIPELQGRLPIRVELQALTVNDFERILTEPNASVTVQYKALMGTEGVNVDFTDDGIRRIAEAAWQVNESTENIGARRLHTVLERLMEDISYDASDRPGDSVTIDAAYVGKHLDELVADEDLSRFIL is encoded by the coding sequence ATGTCTGAAATGACTCCGCGCGAAATCGTCAGCGAACTCAACAGATTTATCATCGGCCAGGACGGCGCCAAGCGTGCCGTGGCAATCGCCCTGCGCAACCGCTGGCGCCGCATGCAACTGGACGAAGAGTTACGTCATGAAGTCACGCCAAAAAATATTCTGATGATCGGCCCGACCGGCGTCGGTAAAACCGAAATCGCTCGTCGTCTGGCTAAACTGGCTAACGCGCCGTTTATCAAAGTTGAAGCGACTAAATTCACCGAAGTCGGCTATGTCGGTAAAGAAGTGGATTCCATTATCCGCGACCTGACCGATTCTGCGCTGAAAATGGTACGCATGCAGGCTATCGACAAGAATCGTTACCGCGCCGAAGAGATGGCGGAAGAGCGTATTCTTGACGTGCTGATTCCACCAGCGAAAAACAACTGGGGACAATCAGAAGCCGCTGCTGAGCCCTCTTCCGCACGTCAGTCATTCCGTAAGAAATTGCGTGAAGGCCAGCTGGACGACAAAGAGATTGAAATCGATCTGGCTGCATCGCCGATGGGCGTCGAGATCATGGCTCCTCCGGGTATGGAAGAGATGACCAATCAGCTACAGTCGATGTTCCAGAACCTCGGTGGGCAGAAGCAGAAACCACGTAAGCTGAAAATCAAAGAAGCGATGAAGCTGCTGGTTGAAGAAGAAGCGGCGAAGCTGGTCAATCCGGAAGAGCTGAAAGAAGCGGCAATCGAAGCGGTGGAACAGCACGGTATCGTGTTTATCGACGAGATCGATAAAATCTGTAAGCGTGGCGAATCTTCCGGTCCCGATGTCTCCCGCGAAGGGGTACAGCGTGATCTGCTGCCGCTGGTTGAAGGCTGCACCGTTTCCACCAAGCACGGCATGGTTAAAACCGATCACATTCTGTTTATCGCCTCCGGCGCATTCCAGGTTGCCAGCCCTTCCGATCTGATTCCGGAACTGCAGGGTCGTCTGCCAATCCGCGTTGAATTACAGGCGTTAACGGTAAATGACTTCGAACGCATCCTGACTGAGCCTAACGCCTCGGTTACCGTGCAGTACAAAGCGCTGATGGGTACCGAAGGGGTGAATGTTGATTTCACCGACGATGGCATCCGTCGTATCGCCGAAGCGGCATGGCAGGTTAACGAGTCCACCGAAAATATCGGTGCGCGTCGTCTGCATACCGTACTGGAGCGTCTGATGGAAGATATCTCCTATGACGCCAGCGATCGCCCGGGTGACTCCGTCACCATTGATGCCGCCTATGTTGGTAAGCATCTGGATGAACTGGTTGCAGACGAAGATCTCAGCCGCTTTATCCTGTAA
- the hslV gene encoding ATP-dependent protease subunit HslV, whose protein sequence is MTTIVSVRRNGQVVIGGDGQATLGNTVMKGNVKKVRRLYNDKVIAGFAGGTADAFTLFELFERKLEMHQGHLVKAAVELAKDWRTDRMLRKLEALLAVADENASLIITGNGDVIQPENDLIAIGSGGPYAQAAARALLENTDIGARDIVEKALGIAGDICIYTNHNLTIEELPSKA, encoded by the coding sequence GTGACAACAATAGTAAGTGTACGACGCAACGGCCAGGTAGTGATTGGCGGTGATGGCCAGGCTACTCTCGGCAATACCGTGATGAAAGGCAACGTCAAAAAAGTGCGTCGTCTCTACAACGACAAGGTCATCGCCGGATTTGCTGGCGGCACCGCAGATGCCTTCACCCTGTTTGAACTCTTTGAACGTAAGCTGGAAATGCATCAGGGGCATCTGGTGAAAGCGGCTGTGGAACTGGCGAAAGACTGGCGTACCGACCGTATGCTGCGCAAGCTGGAAGCCCTGCTGGCGGTCGCCGATGAAAACGCCTCGCTGATTATCACCGGTAACGGTGACGTGATTCAGCCAGAGAACGATCTTATTGCCATCGGTTCAGGTGGTCCTTACGCTCAGGCTGCCGCTCGCGCGCTGCTGGAAAATACCGATATCGGCGCACGCGATATCGTGGAAAAAGCGTTGGGCATTGCAGGTGATATCTGTATCTACACCAACCATAATCTCACCATTGAAGAACTACCGTCCAAAGCGTAA
- the glpK gene encoding glycerol kinase GlpK, giving the protein MTTEKKYIVALDQGTTSSRAVVLDHDANIIAVSQREFQQIYPKTGWVEHDPMEIWASQSSTLVEVLAKADINSDQIAAIGITNQRETAIVWDKETGKPIYNAIVWQCPRTADFCEKLKKEGLEEYIRHTTGLVINPYFSGTKVKWILDHVEGARERAKRGELLFGTVDTWLIWKMTQGRVHITDFTNASRTMMFDIHKLEWDQRMLDILDIPREMLPEVRKSSEVYGQTNIGGKGGTRIPIAGIAGDQQAALYGQLCVTEGMAKNTYGTGCFMLMNTGTEAVTSTHGLLTTIACGPRGEVNYALEGAVFIGGASIQWLRDEMKLISESEDSEYFATKVKDTNGVYVVPAFTGLGAPYWDPYARGAIFGLTRGANANHIIRATLESIAYQTRDVLEAMQADAGTRLQSLRVDGGAVANNFLMQFQSDILGTRVERPEVREVTALGAAYLAGLAVGFWKDLEEVRAKSVIEREFRPSIETTERNYRYAGWQKAVARAKSWEDHDE; this is encoded by the coding sequence ATGACTACAGAGAAAAAATACATCGTCGCGCTCGACCAGGGCACCACCAGCTCACGTGCTGTAGTACTGGATCATGATGCGAATATCATCGCCGTCTCACAGCGTGAATTTCAGCAGATTTACCCAAAAACGGGCTGGGTTGAGCACGACCCGATGGAAATCTGGGCTTCACAAAGCTCGACGCTGGTTGAAGTGCTGGCAAAAGCCGACATTAATTCGGATCAAATCGCCGCGATTGGTATCACCAACCAGCGTGAAACTGCGATTGTCTGGGATAAAGAGACCGGCAAACCGATTTATAACGCCATTGTCTGGCAGTGCCCGCGTACCGCTGACTTTTGCGAAAAACTGAAGAAAGAAGGTCTGGAAGAGTACATTCGCCATACTACCGGGCTGGTAATTAACCCGTATTTCTCCGGTACTAAAGTAAAATGGATTCTCGATCACGTTGAAGGCGCTCGTGAGCGCGCCAAACGTGGTGAGTTGCTGTTCGGTACCGTGGATACCTGGCTGATCTGGAAAATGACTCAGGGACGGGTACATATCACCGACTTTACCAACGCCTCGCGTACCATGATGTTTGATATTCATAAACTGGAATGGGATCAGCGCATGCTGGATATCCTTGATATCCCGCGCGAAATGCTGCCAGAGGTACGTAAGTCCTCCGAAGTTTACGGCCAGACCAATATTGGTGGTAAAGGCGGCACGCGTATTCCTATCGCCGGTATTGCCGGTGATCAGCAGGCGGCGCTGTATGGCCAGCTGTGCGTCACTGAAGGGATGGCGAAAAACACCTACGGTACCGGCTGCTTTATGCTGATGAATACCGGCACCGAAGCCGTAACCTCCACCCATGGACTGCTGACCACCATCGCCTGTGGTCCACGCGGTGAAGTGAACTATGCGCTGGAAGGTGCTGTATTTATCGGTGGCGCGTCAATTCAGTGGCTGCGTGATGAAATGAAGCTCATCAGCGAGTCTGAAGATTCAGAATACTTCGCCACCAAGGTGAAGGATACCAACGGCGTATACGTGGTTCCGGCATTTACCGGCCTGGGTGCTCCGTACTGGGACCCGTATGCGCGTGGCGCAATCTTCGGCCTGACGCGCGGTGCAAATGCGAACCATATTATTCGTGCTACGCTGGAATCCATCGCTTATCAGACGCGTGACGTGCTGGAAGCGATGCAGGCTGATGCCGGCACCCGCTTGCAGTCGCTGCGTGTTGATGGCGGTGCGGTTGCCAATAACTTCCTGATGCAGTTCCAGTCCGACATTCTTGGCACCCGCGTTGAGCGCCCGGAAGTGCGTGAAGTTACCGCACTGGGTGCCGCTTACCTCGCCGGCCTGGCCGTCGGTTTCTGGAAAGATCTCGAGGAAGTTCGCGCCAAATCGGTCATTGAACGTGAATTCCGTCCCAGCATCGAAACCACCGAGCGTAACTACCGTTATGCCGGCTGGCAGAAAGCGGTTGCCCGTGCGAAATCCTGGGAAGATCACGACGAGTAA
- the rraA gene encoding ribonuclease E activity regulator RraA gives MKYDTSELCDIYHEEVNVVEPLFSNFGGRTSFGGQIITVKCFEDNGLLWDLLEENGRGRVLLVDGGGSVRRALIDASLARLAAQNEWEGIVVYGSVRQVDDLEELDIGIQAIAAIPVGAAGEGIGESDIRVNFGGVTFFSGDHLYADNTGIILSEDPLDIE, from the coding sequence ATGAAATACGATACTTCCGAACTCTGCGACATCTATCATGAAGAAGTGAATGTTGTAGAACCGCTATTTTCTAACTTTGGTGGCCGCACCTCCTTTGGTGGCCAGATCATCACGGTGAAATGTTTCGAGGATAACGGCCTGCTCTGGGACCTGCTGGAAGAGAATGGCCGCGGGCGTGTGCTATTGGTGGATGGCGGCGGTTCGGTACGCCGTGCGTTGATTGACGCCTCACTGGCGCGTCTGGCAGCGCAAAACGAATGGGAAGGTATCGTCGTTTACGGCTCGGTGCGTCAGGTCGATGATCTCGAAGAATTGGATATCGGTATTCAGGCCATCGCTGCAATCCCGGTGGGAGCCGCAGGCGAAGGCATTGGTGAAAGCGATATCCGGGTGAATTTCGGCGGCGTAACGTTCTTCTCCGGTGACCATCTTTATGCGGATAACACCGGCATTATCCTGTCTGAAGACCCACTCGACATCGAGTAG
- the glpX gene encoding class II fructose-bisphosphatase yields the protein MKRELAIEFSRVTEAAALAGYKWLGRGDKNIADGAAVHAMRIMLNKVDIDGQIVIGEGEIDEAPMLYIGEKVGTGNGDAVDIAVDPIEGTRMTAMGQANALAVLAVGDKGTFLHAPDMYMEKLIVGPGAKGSIDLNLPLDENLQRIALALGKPLAALTVTILAKPRHDAVIKQMQQLGVRVFAIPDGDVAASILTCMPDSEVDVLYGIGGAPEGVVSAAVIRALDGDMQGRLLARHVVKGDNADNRRIGEQELERCEQMGITAGKVLQLDEMARTDNVVFAATGITSGDLLKGITRNGNIATTETLLIRGKSRTIRRIQSIHYLDRKDTSLQEYIL from the coding sequence ATGAAACGAGAACTCGCCATTGAATTTTCACGCGTTACCGAAGCCGCCGCGCTGGCCGGATATAAGTGGTTAGGACGCGGAGATAAAAATATCGCCGATGGCGCTGCCGTTCATGCCATGCGCATCATGCTGAATAAAGTGGATATCGACGGGCAGATCGTGATTGGCGAAGGCGAAATTGATGAAGCGCCAATGCTGTATATTGGCGAGAAAGTCGGTACCGGCAACGGCGATGCAGTCGATATTGCCGTCGATCCTATCGAAGGCACCCGCATGACCGCCATGGGCCAGGCCAATGCACTGGCGGTATTGGCCGTCGGCGATAAAGGCACCTTTCTGCATGCGCCGGATATGTATATGGAAAAGCTGATTGTCGGCCCAGGCGCGAAAGGCAGTATCGATCTTAATCTGCCACTGGACGAGAATTTACAGCGCATTGCACTGGCGCTGGGCAAACCGCTGGCGGCACTCACCGTCACGATCCTTGCCAAGCCGCGCCACGACGCCGTAATAAAACAGATGCAGCAGCTGGGCGTTCGCGTCTTTGCTATTCCTGATGGTGATGTTGCCGCATCGATTCTGACCTGCATGCCGGACAGTGAAGTCGACGTGCTTTATGGCATCGGCGGCGCGCCAGAAGGCGTGGTCTCCGCTGCGGTGATCCGCGCTTTAGATGGTGATATGCAGGGGCGTTTGCTGGCACGTCACGTGGTAAAAGGGGATAACGCCGACAACCGCCGCATTGGCGAGCAGGAACTGGAGCGCTGCGAGCAGATGGGCATTACTGCCGGTAAGGTATTGCAGCTGGATGAGATGGCGCGTACCGATAATGTGGTTTTTGCTGCTACTGGCATTACCAGCGGCGACCTGCTGAAAGGCATTACGCGCAACGGCAATATCGCCACCACGGAAACCCTGCTGATCCGTGGCAAATCGCGCACCATTCGCCGCATTCAGTCTATTCACTACCTCGATCGTAAAGACACCAGCCTGCAGGAATATATTTTATAA
- a CDS encoding MIP/aquaporin family protein: MSQTATSTLKGQCIAEFLGTGLIIFFGAGCVAAMKLAGASFGQWEISIIWGLGVSMAIYLSAAISGAHLNPAVTIALWLFACFDRRKVVPYIVAQVAGAFCAAALVYGLYYNLFFNFEETHQIVRGSTESLDLAGIFSTYPNSLVGTGQAFLIEMVITAVLMALIMALTDDGNGIPRGPLAPLLIGLLIAVIGASMGPLTGFALNPARDFGPKLFAWAAGWGDIAFTGGREVPYFLVPIFGPLVGACLGAFGYRALIGRHLPCDVCVADKEEAEKPARAEQRKA; the protein is encoded by the coding sequence ATGAGCCAGACAGCAACAAGTACGCTTAAAGGTCAGTGCATCGCCGAGTTCCTCGGAACCGGTTTGATCATCTTCTTCGGCGCAGGATGCGTCGCAGCAATGAAGTTAGCCGGCGCCAGTTTCGGCCAGTGGGAAATCAGTATTATCTGGGGTCTCGGCGTATCGATGGCGATCTATCTGAGCGCCGCTATCTCCGGTGCTCATCTCAATCCGGCGGTCACCATCGCGCTGTGGCTGTTCGCCTGCTTCGATCGTCGTAAAGTCGTCCCTTATATTGTCGCCCAGGTTGCCGGGGCCTTTTGTGCCGCAGCGCTGGTATACGGTCTTTACTACAATCTGTTTTTCAATTTTGAAGAAACACATCAGATTGTGCGCGGCTCGACAGAAAGCCTCGACCTGGCAGGCATCTTCTCGACCTATCCGAATTCACTGGTAGGAACCGGGCAGGCATTTTTGATTGAAATGGTGATTACTGCGGTATTAATGGCGCTGATTATGGCGCTGACTGATGACGGTAACGGCATTCCACGTGGCCCACTGGCACCGCTGCTGATCGGCCTGCTGATTGCGGTGATTGGTGCTTCAATGGGCCCACTGACCGGCTTTGCACTGAACCCGGCTCGTGATTTCGGACCTAAGCTGTTTGCCTGGGCAGCAGGCTGGGGCGACATAGCCTTCACCGGTGGCCGTGAGGTTCCCTATTTCCTCGTGCCGATTTTCGGACCTTTAGTGGGCGCATGTCTGGGCGCATTCGGCTATCGTGCTTTGATAGGTCGTCACTTGCCGTGCGATGTTTGTGTCGCTGATAAAGAAGAGGCTGAAAAGCCTGCACGCGCAGAACAACGTAAAGCGTAA